A window from Deltaproteobacteria bacterium encodes these proteins:
- a CDS encoding ATP-binding cassette domain-containing protein, whose protein sequence is MEFIRVDGIYKRYNNKKREVDVLKGINLAIAKKETVAVVGASGVGKSTFLHILGALDRPTEGDVFYSGEPV, encoded by the coding sequence TTGGAATTTATCAGGGTAGACGGCATTTATAAGAGATATAACAATAAAAAGAGAGAGGTGGATGTTCTTAAAGGCATTAACCTTGCAATTGCAAAAAAAGAAACAGTCGCTGTTGTAGGTGCTTCAGGGGTTGGGAAAAGCACTTTTCTGCATATACTTGGCGCCCTTGACAGACCAACGGAGGGTGATGTTTTTTACAGCGGTGAGCCTGTAT